The following are from one region of the Gossypium hirsutum isolate 1008001.06 chromosome D03, Gossypium_hirsutum_v2.1, whole genome shotgun sequence genome:
- the LOC107950301 gene encoding 17.5 kDa class I heat shock protein, whose protein sequence is MAMIPTIFGDNRRSSVFDPFSLDLWDPFKEFDFPTVTSFPSLSRENSAFVNTRVDWKETPEAHVFKADLPGMEKEEVKVEIEDDRVLQISGERHVEKEDRNDTWHRVERSSGKFSRRFRLPENVRMGDVKASMENGVLTITVPKVEMKKPEIKSVEISG, encoded by the coding sequence ATGGCAATGATTCCTACCATCTTTGGCGACAACAGGCGCAGCAGCGTTTTCGACCCGTTTTCGTTGGACTTGTGGGATCCCTTTAAGGAGTTCGATTTCCCAACAGTCACATCGTTTCCTTCACTTTCCCGAGAAAACTCCGCTTTCGTCAACACGCGCGTGGACTGGAAGGAGACACCGGAGGCACACGTGTTCAAGGCGGACCTCCCGGGGATGGAGAAAGAGGAGGTGAAGGTGGAGATCGAAGACGATAGGGTTCTCCAAATCAGCGGAGAGAGGCACGTGGAGAAGGAAGACAGGAACGACACGTGGCATCGAGTGGAGCGGAGCAGCGGGAAGTTCTCGCGGAGGTTCAGGTTGCCGGAGAATGTGAGAATGGGCGACGTGAAGGCTTCCATGGAAAATGGGGTTCTTACTATCACTGTTCCTAAAGTTGAGATGAAGAAACCTGAGATCAAATCCGTTGAAATCTCTGGTTAA